One segment of Castanea sativa cultivar Marrone di Chiusa Pesio chromosome 3, ASM4071231v1 DNA contains the following:
- the LOC142629888 gene encoding uncharacterized protein LOC142629888, with translation MAPIKAEKLRAMNSYNKSQFLFNLILHALVAITCSLLCSYPNWFPSLRYSVKHFLFTSLPNISSFLVNPKCVFIVFNVIVVFLVGESKLVNSKASPANEIYDEYVERSQSLRERSHSTLEEIKERTVETNSDTHEEYNKRDQSLKGDSTLLEKKEERKLEMNLEEDKVNRIETKEVKKEEVKEVVEVEDDDDAGDDGEAEEEAGLPAEELNKKAEEFIARVNKQMRLEAKLLACTKA, from the coding sequence ATGGCTCCAATCAAAGCAGAAAAGCTTCGAGCCATGAATAGTTACAATAAGAGTCAATTTCTTTTCAATCTCATTCTTCATGCTCTTGTAGCAATAACATGTAGTTTACTATGTTCCTATCCTAACTGGTTTCCTTCTCTACGCTATTCAGTGAAGCATTTTTTGTTTACCTCTCTTCCAAATATTTCTTCTTTCCTCGTGAACCCCAAGTGCGTGTTCATAGTGTTCAATGTCATAGTCGTGTTCCTTGTGGGAGAATCAAAGCTTGTGAACTCAAAAGCATCGCCAGCCAATGAAATTTATGATGAATATGTTGAGAGGAGTCAAAGTCTTAGGGAACGCTCACACTCCACTCTCGAAGAGATAAAAGAGAGGACCGTGGAGACGAATTCTGATACTCATGAGGAATACAATAAGAGAGACCAAAGTCTCAAGGGAGACTCCACTCTTctggagaaaaaagaagagaggaaatTGGAGATGAACTTGGAGGAGGACAAAGTGAATAGAATTGAAACTAAAgaagtgaaaaaagaagaagtgaaagAGGTTGTTGAAGTAGAAGATGATGACGATGCTGGTGATGATGGAGAGGCTGAAGAAGAGGCAGGATTGCCTGCTGAGGAGCTAAATAAAAAAGCTGAAGAGTTTATTGCTAGGGTCAACAAACAAATGCGGCTTGAAGCCAAATTGTTAGCTTGTACTAAAGCATGA